GCGCTAGCCCTTGCATGGCTGTTTCTCACTTACTTCGGAAATGCAGATTTCGGCTTTGGCCGTTCGGTGACCCAGCGCCTCGCTTCGACCATAGGGCGCGGAGACGCCGACAGGGCGGCAAATATCGTGTGGACTGCGATCGTCACGATAGCGGGCTTCGGCATATTGCTGGCATTGCTCTTATACGTCGCGGCGCGAACCTATTTCGCAGGTCCCTTCGATGCCGCGCCCGATATCAGTGCGGAAATGCTGGCGGCCGTTTGGCTGCTCGCTCTCGGGAGCCCCATAGTCGCTCTTAGCGGAGTTTTGGGTGGAGCGCTGATGGGTATCGAGCGGTTTAGGCTGGTTGCATCCAGCGCGATCATCGCCAATTCCGGCGCGCTGCTTTTCCCTCTGGCCATTGCCTATCTGTATTCTGTGGACCTGCGGTGGCTGATTCTAGCGACACTCGCGGCCCGCCTTCTCGGGTTGCTTCTGCTTGCATCCGGAGTGTGGCAGACGTTTCTTCGGCGCGCTGTACCGCGCTTTTCCGTCGAGGAATTCCGCAAGCTCGCAAGCTATGGCGCGTGGATCATGGTCACGGCCATCGTCGGGCCGCTGATGGTGGCGGGAGACAGGATGGTGATCGGCGCGGTGCTGGGCGCAGCGGCGGTCGCCGCCTACGCGATCCCCTTCCAGATTGCGTCGCGAACCCTCTCGTTGCCGATCGCGATCGTGCAGGCCCTGTTCCCCCGCTTCGCCAGCGAGGATGGCGAGGCGTCTCGCGCGCGGTGCGGCACCTTCACCATTGTGGTCGCGCAAATCTACACGCCGCTGGTGATCGGCCTGATCCTGTTGGCCGGTCCGCTCCTGTCGCTATGGCTGGGTGACAATCTTGACGAACGCTCGATCCTTGTCGGCCAGATCCTCATGGCAGGCTTCTGGACCAACGCGCTCGCCAACGTGCCCTATGCCTACATCCAGGCGCGCGGGCAGCCGCGCTTTACGGCGCTTCTGCACCTCGCCGAATTGCCATTCTATATCGCCTTGCTGTTCGGGCTGGGCGCGACATTCGGCCTTGCCGGGATAGCTGCTGCATTCGCGCTTCGCTGCGGTATCGATATGCTCGCCCTGATGACGAAGGCAGGCGCGATGGGGATCGATATCTGGCGGAAAGTGGCGGTGCAGATGGCGCTCGTTCTCGCCGCCCTGATGCTTGCCCACTCGATAATGTCGTGGGCTTGGCTGGCGACATCGGCATTGGCGCTGGCGGCGCTATCGCTCACCGCCACGGCTTGGCAGATGCCGCCAGAGATCAAGGCGCAATTGCGCGTGCTGCTCGCTCGTTTTCGGAAGGCCGCTTAGGCCACCGCGCCTTTGGCAGCCGATGCGCCACGGCGAGCGCCGTGGAGATCGAAGGCGAGCAACGCCGGTGCCGGATTGGCAAGCAAGTCGCCTGACGGGCGAAAGTCGCCCGTCGCCGCGTCGACAAACAGGTTGTCGGCATCGCCGCCCACGCTCGTACCGCTGGACGAGGCCGGGACGTCCGCTCCGGCATGCAAATGGTTGTCGCGCAGCACCAGATCGCTGTCGGCGGCGCTTTGCCAGACGATCGCCGGGAAGACATTCGCTGCGAGAAGGCAGTAACCGTCCGGATTGTAACGCCGCACGCCGGTGAAGTCGGTCCGTAGCGCGAGATACTGGTTCGGGAAGCTGTTATGGACGGCCACAACATGGCTTTCATCGCCGCCGAGCTGGTTGATAAGCATACCGAAATCGAAATCTGCTTCATCCGAGTGCAGGGCATTATTTGCAAAAACGAAATCGGAATACGGATGGGCACCGAGCGCAAGATTCTGCAGCGCGACACGATAACCGCGTGTCCCCCATACGATGATGTTTTCGCCGTGGCCGGACACGCTCTGCCAAAGATCGGAATGGTGATCGAACCATGTCGTCACGGTGAGGGCGGACGACTTGGCGTTCGTTGGCGGCATCGTATTGCCGTACAATGCTGCGGCACGGCGTGTGTCATCGAGAAGCGTGGCCGACCAGTCCGCTAGCGATGCATTTACGAAGTTCACCAGATCGCTGACCCAGTAATACCCGCTGGAAGGATTGTCGCGGTCGATCGTAAAGGTCGCAACGGAAGCGCCGTTCTCCCGGAAGGTGACAACCCGGTTCGACGTGTTGTTCAAGCCTGAAATCTCGATCGTGGCCGAGTTTGCGATCCCACCATATTGCACTGTCAGCGCGTCGAGCGGGGTGCGCAAGGCGCCACTTGTCCAATTCTCGACGACGTTGTTGATAGCGAGATTCGCGCCCGAAAAAACATCGCGAAAGCCACGCCGAAAAGTGCAGCCGCGTACGAGAGATGCGCCGTTTGCAGCGTCGTTGATCCCCTCCACGTATACTTCGGTAAAATAGGCTGCATCGCGGCACATATAGAGGAACGGTTTGACATTCCCGTCGACCAGCATCTCGCGAGGCCGGGCATCAACGAACCGGCATCCGTCGAACCAGTGCTGCCGCTGGGTTGGGGACTCGTGATATACCTGCGTCATCGTGCTGGCATCGAAGGTAAGGTTCTCACCCTGCCAGTGCAGCCCGTCATATTGCAGGCGAAGATAGCCGAGCGATGTCGCTGTAAGCGTTACCGGCTCGCTCGCCCGGATGGTACAATATCCATCGCCTTCGTAATTTCCGCCGATTGACGTGACATCGTGGATGCCGCCCTCGGTAACAGTCACCAGGGGATTGCGCGCCGATTGGCTTCGCAGCCAGTTGACCGCGGCCGATATGCTCTGGAAGCGCGTGCCGGTAACAGCCGGCCGCGACGGCGCGACCTCGACGCTGAAATCGTGAAGCTGGGCGGAAGGAAAGAAGCTGAAGGGGCCGATCACCCGGTTCTGCATCGATCCATCGCGCGGCACGGCTTCGAAAAAGACCTGCGCTTCGCCGTCCTGGCCGTGATGCGAAAGGGTGATCCACCAGCCGGGATAGGTCCGCGCGACGCCGTTGGCATCGGTGATGGTGTGCAGGGTGGGCCGCAGGATTTCTTGGCTAGTACCTTCGCAGTGCACGATAACCATGGTGAGGCCCATCGTATCGAAAAGGCTGCCCCGGTCATTGGCCATCGCCAGCACGCCAATAGTCAAGCCGTCCGTGTAGAACTGGTTGGGCGGCGTGAGCAGGCGCATGGCGGGCTTGGCTGTGACGCGAATCGGATCGACGGGCGTGGAAGCAAAGCCGCTGCCCGCCGTCCCCGTCCATGACGCGGAAGGCGCTATGCTCGGCAGCGCTCCTGCTTCGCCCAGCGTAGATGGCGAGCGGCTATGGCTCGAAAACCCGAAGCCGAAACCGGGCATTACGACAACCCAACGATATCAGCGGCTGTCGTGCCCGTTGCCGCCACTGCGCGCGTGCGCACATCGAGGATGCTGCCCGAGGCAACATTTCGGAAGACGACCGGCGCGTCATTGCCCACGGCAATGAGAGCGACATCACCTCCCTCGCCGACATACAGCGCCTTCGTGGCCTGCGGCAGGTCGGCGTTGTCGGCCGGGATGATGGCAAAACAGAATTCCGCCGGAGCGAGCGGGCTCTGGGCGAACTGGTCGAACGGGTCGTTGATCATGGCATGGTGTCCTTTCAGGGGTTCGAAAGGCGGCGTCCAAGCCATGAGGACTAACGTGTAGGACAGTCTTTTCTGCTAGCGCGAGGTCCTACCGGTATCCGCCCCACCATCGCCACGGCATCAGTACGGGTCGCCAGAAGGCGCGCATTAGTGGGTGAGGTTGCAGGCGCGCGATCGACAGCATGCAGCCCTTCGCAAGGCGGAGTGTGTTACCGAGCCCGTGTACCGCTAGAAGCAGGCGCGAGATTAAAGGCCCGTGATGCTTACGGTAATAATGCGCAACGCCCTTCAGCAAGAACCCGATGCGCTGCGGTGCCAGGGGGTCTCCACTGCCGATGTCGTGCAGGATACGGGCGGCGGGAACAAGCATCGTGCTACCCCCTGCATCGCTATGTCGCCGGCAAAAATCCAGCTCTTCGGCATAGAGAAAAAAGCTGTCGTCCATGCCGCCAAGGTGTTCCCACCTTCTCCGGCGAACTAGCATGAAAGCACCACTTACAGCATCGACTTCGATGCCACCCGAAGTCGCAGATTGGTCCAGCTTGCGATGAAAGCCTATGGCCTGGCGGAATGTTCGCCACAGTGTCGGAAAGTGAAGAACCGAACGGCTGTCTATATTGCCGTCGGCATCGACCGTAACACCGCCGAAAACATCGACATGCGGATAATGCTCGGTCGCTCGTAACAAGGGGCTGATCGCATCCGATAACAGAATGGCATCCGGATTGAGCAGCAAGAGCCAATGTCCGCCCGCATGACGGGCGAGGTAATTATTCGCCGCGGCAAAGCCGATATTGCCCTGCGATGGCAAAACCCGCGCATCGGGCATTAATTCTGCAACGAGACTTTCGGAATCATCGGTGCCGTTATTTATGAAAAGCACTTCGCAATCGATATCGTTCGTCGCTTCTGCAAGCGAAGCGAAGAGGGGTGGCAGGAATGCTCGGGAATTGTGGCCGACCACCAGAATGCTTATGTCCGGGCTATGCTTCATCGCAATTCGATATCCGCCGTATGCGAAGGAAGCCGCTTTTGATAACGCATAATGTCAAATCCGTAGGCGGAGCATATCCCTGCAACCGACTGTCACACAATGTTACGAATAGACCGCACGCTTGCAGAAGGGGCGACGCTGATACTCACGTGGCGAAGCTCCGGCCTTGGGTTGGCTTGTCAGCTGGCGGCGCGGCGTCGGAGTTGCGCGTGAGGTCTGCGGAGCGAAACTCCTTAGCATAGCTTACCGATGCGCCGCACAACATGATTATCCAGGTATGCAAGCCTTCCCAGAGGTGAACTGAGAAACCGGAAAAGATCACACATGAAAGCAGTATCGCGAGCGCGACTGCGAGATACTGATCTCGCGCGCTTCTGCGGCCGCTTGTCTTGACCAAAAGAGTAACTGTGCCAACCATCACAGCGGCGCTCGCTATCGATGCTGGGAAGCCATATCTCAGCGCGAGGTAGAGCCAGTACGAATCGACCGAGTCTCCCATCCAGTCTTGCCGCGTCCAGTCGCGCAGGCCAATTCCGACCCAAGGGTGCGCCACTGCCTCGGCCCCGGCATATTGCCAGATCAACATGCGATAATAGCCCGTGCTTGGATCAAGCGTGAAATTGCGCACGAAGAAGCTGACAGGTCCGCTTTCCGAGACCACCGAAAGCATCAGGTATAGCAGGATGGCGTAAAGGCCTAGGAGGAGAAAGACCGGCACCCGCGAAATGCGCTGCACGGTATAGGCGCCCATCATGAAAGCGGCGAGCGCGAAGGCCAGGACCGCCGTCGCGCTCACAACAAAGAAGGAGGAAACCGCCACGAAAGCCGCCGGCGCCAGCTGCCGCCAATTACTTGTGAAATAGACCGCGAGCGGAAGGATTGTGGCGAGGAACACGCCGCCCAGAATGGGATGCGGAAACGGTCCGGCTGCGCGCACCAGCCCCCAGCGCACCCGTGAAACCAGCACCGGCTCGGGCTTTCCAAGGATGTCCGCAATGAGCGGCCGCAGGAAGATGTCGTGCGATATACTCTCATAGGCGAGGATCACTGCCACCACGGCAAGGCCGGGCAGCGTGTAGTAGAAAATCGTGCGCAAGTCGTTGGCGGAGCGGATGAAGGCCCTGCCGATCAGATAGGCAAAGCCGAAGTCTAGCGCGAGCGATGTGCCGGTAATCAGCGCCGTGACGGGCGTCGTCGTGACGAATAACGCGAGCACGAACCAGATCGATGCAAAGCCTGCGAAAAGATCGATGACCGATGGCTGCACGGGGCGCGCCAACAGGCGCGCGACCGCAATCGGCGCGAGAGCGAAAAGAGCAATGCGATAAGGGAACAGATTTGCGCCGGCGAGGTCCAGCGACAACTCGCGCGGCAACAGCGCCGCGTAGACCAGGATAAGCACTGGCGCGAGCCGCCGCGTAAGGCGGGGCCTGAAGGTGCTATGCCAAGGAAGGCGCGGCAGGGCAGGGAGCGCGCTCATGCCGAGACTGCCGCGCGCAGACCGGATGCGAATACGCGCGCTATCGCGGGACGCTGGAAGGCTGTGGCCGCCTCGGATGACTGCCATCGGGCTAGGCTAGCCTTAAGCGACATTTCCTCATCACGAACATGATGCATCGCGTCAGCGATTGCCGACGGATCGCGCGCATCGACACGGATGGCGAAAGGGCAATCGTCGAAATAGCCATCCACCGCTGCGCCTGCCGGATAGATAATCGGCAAACCGGCAAAGAGCGCTTCGATAAATACAAGGCCAAAGCTCTCGCGTTTCGACGGAAGGACAAAGCCGGTCGCGGCGTTGAGTTCGCGCGCAAGAGATCTGCGCTCTCGCGGCCCGAGCAGCGTGATGTCGCTTCCCGCGATAATGGCCTCGCATGCGCGAATATCGGCTGCATCCCCGCCACCGATGACGTCGATGGGCGCGGCCTGCTGCGCGCGAAGCAGCCGCGATGTCGCGGCAATGGCCCGCAGGTTCTTCACCTTGCGGTTCTTGAGGTGAAACACCGAAACGAAGCGCCCGTTTCCTGCGACGGGCGCTTGCGGCGTATCCAGATCGGTCGGCGCGGGAAGCATGTGGACCGGTCCGGTGCGCGGTCCCAGAAGCGTCTCCGCCAAAGCAAGCGACCAAGGCGCAAAAGGGAAAACCACCGCCGCACCATGAAAGACCTTTGCGAAGCGCCTGCGCAAATCGGGTCGGGCTGCGAGAATCATGCCGTCCGTATTGCCCTGGATGGCGACCGCGTAAGGGACCCCCAGCGCTTTCGCGGCCCGCGCCACCGCAAGGCCCTCTACAGTAAGCTTATGCGCCGCCAGCAGGTCCGGCCGCGGGCCAGCCGCTATCTGGGCAGCGAGCCAACTTCCGAGCCGGTCGAGGCATGTGGCGTGGGCGATCCCAAACCCCGGCGCGGTGTATTGCGCCGCGATGCCACCATCGAATGCTCGGCGCGCATCCACGATACCGGGCATGGCTGCAAAAGCACCCGGCGAGCGACGGTTCAGCGAGATGACATATTGGTCGAACGCTTCGCGAACCGAAGAAATGTGGTCACGGATGACAGGGGTCTTGTCCGGCGCAAAGCTGTCCGGATAATCGGCTGTGATATGCACGATGCGCGGCTTCGCAGCATCGGTCGGGAAGGTCCGGAAGGGGTGGGAAGGCTGCGCGCTCATCGGTGCGGCGTGGCGAACCCTGTCAGGACGCCTTCTGCTGGTAGTTATAATAGGAATAGGTGTAGGAGTAATCGCCTGCCGCCTCCAGCGCGCGGAACTTTGCCAGCACGGCGCCCACGATATTGGCCCCAACCTGCCGCAGCCGGCTGATTGCGGCCTTCGCCTGCCCGTTATGCGCGACATTCGCCTCGACCACGAAAACCGTCGCATCGACCGCGCGAGCCAGCAATGGCGCATCGGCGATGCCCATGACGGGCGAGCTGTCGAGCAATATAATGTCGTAATTTGGCCGCTGGCTTTGGATGAACGCGGGTAGCAGCCCCGAGGACAGCATCTCGACCGGCTCATTAGGCAACGCTGCCAGGCCCAGCACGTCGAGGCTATCGTCCCCGCCTTTAAGAATTGCCTCATCGAAGGTCGCCTCTCCCATCAGCACTTCGGTGAGGCCCTTTGACGGACGCTCGCCCAGCAATTGGCGCGTCACGCTGGGGCGGCGTAGGTCGACATCCATCAGCAGGACTTTGCGATCCAGCATGGCATAGCGGCGTGCAAGCGCGATCGCGGTGGTGGTCTTGCCTTCTCCTGCACCGCTGGAGGTGACCTGGATTACGCTGTGTCGACCCTTGGCAAGGCGATAGTCGAGCGTTGCGCGGATCGACGCATAGGCCTCGCTCAAATGGCTGAACGTGTCATCGATATCGCTTGCGATATCGGCTTCATCGATGTTGGGCGTGTGGCCGAGCGCCCGCACGCCCAGCACCCGCTCCACATCTTCGGTGGATCGAAGCCTGTCGTCCAGCACTTCGCGCAAGATGGCCAGCGCAACGGCCAGGCCTGTACCAAGCACGAACGCGATCACCAGGTTCTTGAACAGGTTCGGCGCCACCGGCGCATCCGGCACCACGGCCTGTTCCAGCAGCGTGGCATTACTCGATTGAAGATTGGCCGCAGACGATACCTGGTTGTATCGGGCCAATAGAGCGGCAAGCTGGCTGCGCCGTGCCTGCACTTCGCGGTCCAGAAGGTTGAACTGGACGCGCCGGTCCTGCTCGTCCAGTGTAACACTGGATTGCCGCTCAAGCTCCCCGGCCAAGGCACGCTCCTGCCGCAGGGCAATCGTGTAATCATTGCGGATCGACGCTTTGATCTCCGCGCCGGCGGTGGCGATGTCGCTACGCAGCGTCGCTATGCGTGCCTCAAGCTGGCGGATATCGGGATAATCATCCTGATAGCGCTCGCGCAATTGGACGAGATCGGCCTGCGCTTCCGCCAACTGGCCGCGCAACTGCTCTACGTAAGAGCTGGTCCGCACTTCAGGCAGCTGCGCGGGCGGGATATCGCGCACCGATCGCCAGCGCTGTTCGGCGGCAATCCGCTCGGCGCGTGCTTCGGTGTAGGTCCGATTGATATTGCCGAGGTTCGCAGCGGAAAGGGTCGCCGGGGCGCCTGCATCGTCGCCGTTATCGTCCTGGCTTTGCAACGCCTCGCCTACCAGCCTGTTGGCACGCGCGTAATTGATCGCCGCCCGCTCCGCATCCTGCAGTTCGGCGCGCAGTTCCACGATCTGCTCGTCGAGAAATTCCAGCGCGTAGGAGTTGGCCTCCAGCGCACGCTCGATATCGCTCGAGAGGAAATTGGTGGCGTAGGCATTGGCGACTGCCGCCGCGATCTCTGGATTGGGCGATTCGTAGGTCATGCTGATGACGCTGGTCATCAGCGGCACCTCGACTTCTAGATTGCCCTGCAGCATGGCGATGGCGGTTTGCTCTCGCCGCGCCTCGCCTTCGGCGGGGAGATGGCCGTCCACCACATCGCGCTCCAAGCCGAGAAACGCCGCGTTGTTGGCAAGATCGAGCTCTTCTTCGACCTTCAGTGCCATGTCGCGGCTGGTCACCTCATGCGTAAGGGTGAGCAAATAGCGGTCGATCTCGTTTGCGCCAATATACGGATTGACCAGTTCCTGCCCCTCGATCAGCTGGTCCGGCTGGGAATCGACCCGCACCGACGACGTCGCTGCGTAGATCGGCGTCATCAGCATGGTGATGACGAGGCCCGCCAGCAGCGCTGCGCCGACCAAGCCAGCCAGCACGAACCGCTGGCGCCACAGCATCGCTCGGATAACACCGAAATTGACGAGCTTGCCGCGCCCATAGGGGTTGCCGTCGGCCACGAAATCCGGATCGTCCCAATAGGGATCGACATTGGGATCGCCTTCGCCGCGCAGGCTGATCTGTTCGTTCATAAGAGCGCCCGCCGCATGTCAAAGCCCGACATTGGTAAAAACTCCCAACACCGGAACGGCGCGCAGCGCATCCTGATAGAGCTGCGCCAGTCCATCGGTGCCGACCACGATGCGATCGCCGGGGCGCAGCACCGGATCGATCATCGCGCCGGAACTGACGGCGCGGTAATCGAACCGCGCGACTTCGAGACCGTTTTCGGTCTGGCGGAACACGGCGATATCGTCGCGGTCGGCCACGCGTGTCAGGCCCTTGGCAAGTAGCAGGCCGCCGGAAAGCCGGGTGCCTGGCGCGAACTGGTAGACGCCCTGCTCGGTCACCTGCCCTTCCACCGTCACCAGGTGCGATCGGTAATCGACGATGTTGACGGCAACGTCCGGCTGGCGAAGATATCGGCTGCCCAGCACCTCTTCGATGTCGCTCTCGATCCGGTCCAGCGAATATCCGGCGACGCGGATCGGGCCTACCATAGGCAAGGAAACGGCCCCGTCAGCGGAAACGATGACCGATTCCAGCGACAGGTCCGGCTCGCGAAACACGGTGATCCGCAGCTCGTCTCCGGCGCGCACGATGTATGTCTCGTCGAGATTGGCCGCATAACCCTGCTGACCGAGTTCCGGCGACACCGAGGTATCGACCGGGCCAACGACAGGCGGCGTGCTGGCGCAGCCGGACAGCGCGAGCCCTGCAAGGGTCGCGGCATATATGCCGGTGCGCGTTGGCGCTGCCTTCATCGTTTTCGATCCCATCCAGGCCGCTTTTCGCGCGGCTGCAACCATTGCACTTTGTTACCCCCCGTAGCACTGCGTAACAAGGGTAGCGGCGCAGTTTTGCCGCGCAGGAGCGGGAGTTTACCGTGGCCAGCAGCTTGAGCCTTGGTGCGGCTGTAATTTACGGCGCAACCGCGCTCGCCTGTCTGGCTGCCGCGCACATAGCAAGAAAGGCTTCTTACCAAGGTGCTATCCGACGCGGTTGGGCGCTATGCGCAGGCGGCTATCTTGCGCTCTTAGTCGTCCGGTTGATCGACGGCGAGGACCGCATTCGCGACGCGCTTCGTGCATGGGCCTACGCTGCTGACATCTATCAGGGGCGCGAGGGCCTTCAGACCGTTTTCGTTCTGCTGTTCGTCGTCACCGCGGTCTTGGCGCTCGCCATGGTATGGCGGTTGTGGCGGCGCAAGCGGCATTCGCCCGACCAGGCTCTCCCCTGCCTCGCCAATTGCGCCCTGCTCGGTTTTGCGCCCTTATACGCGCTGCGGATCGTCTCGCTGCATGTCACCGACATGCTGCTCTACACAGGGCCAATCCGCCTGAACTGGGTCATCGACCTCAGCCTTACCGGCATCTCGCTTGCCTGCGCGCTGCTCTTCCTGCGGCTCGGCGGGGCTCGCCGCTAGCTTTCCAAAGCCTTGGCATAGGCCGCGAGGAGCGGCTCGACCTGGGTGTTCCAGTTGAGCTGCGTTTCCACCCGGGCGCGTCCGAATGCGCCCATGCGCTCCCTGCGCTCCGGATCATCGAGCAGTTCGGCGATCTTCTCAGCGAAGTCCTTCGGATTGTTGGCCTTCGCATAGAGCGAAGCGTCCTGAGCGGAGAAGCGGCCCTCGGTCACATCGAACTGCACCATCGGTTTGCCAAGCGCCATGTATTCCATGATCTTGTTCATGGTGGACTTGTCATTCATTGCATTCACCCTGTCGGGGTTTACGCCGATATCCATCGTCGAGAGCACTTCGAAAAGCTCCTGGTCGGGAGCGCGACCGGTGAAGTGGATCCATTCGCCCAGATCGCGGCGCGCGACATCGGCCTGCAGCTTGGCGAGGCTCGGCCCACCGCCCACCAGCACGAAGCGGATGTCGCGGCGATCCATGTCGTGCACTAGATGCTCGACCGCATCGATCAGCAGGTCGATCCCTTCCTGCTCGCCCATCACACCGACATAGCCGACGAGGAATGTCTTGCCGTCTTTCAGCGCCGGGACAGGGGGCACCGCCTGCAGGCGCGAGAGGTCAGGGCCGGAGCGCACCACGAACACCCTGTCCGCCGCCATCCCGCCGCGCGTAAGTGCGATTGTCCGATAGCTTTCATTGGTCGCAATGGAGACGTCGGCCGTCTTGAAAGTCAGCTTTTCGAACAGCCCCATCAACTTCCAGAAAAAGCCGCGCGTTCCGAACTTAGCCTCGTAAAGCTCGGGATTGATGTCGTGGTGGTCGAAAATGTATTTCACCCCCAGCAGCTTGAACGGCAGCGCCACCAGGAAGATCAGGTCGGGCGGATTGCATCCCTGGATGATGTCCAAGCCGCGTTTGAAATAGATGCGCCATGCCAGCACCGTCTCCCAGACTAGCGCCGCGCCATATTCCAGCAGGAAACCGAGCGCGCCTTCGGCCTCGATGGGCAGCGGGTGGCGGTGGATATGGATGGCGTCGATCACCTCGTATCGCTTTTCATATCCCTTTCCGGTCGGGCAGATAATCGAGACCGTGGCTCCTGCCGCTTTAAGCGTGCGCGCTTCCTGCCATACGCGCCTGTCGAACGGTAGCGGCAGGTTCTCGACGATGATGAGCACCGATTTGCCGGCGAGCGGCTGGCCCTCGATACGGCTGGGGAAGGCAAAATCCTGTGGCGGCGGAGCTGTCACGGCGCAGCACTGAGATCGATGATGTCGCCATCGCCCAGATCGAGCGTATCGACCAGCCGATTGGTCGCGACGATTCGGGCATAGGTGCCGCCTTGCGCGATATCGCGGTCCACCAGTAGCGTTTCGATAGTCGGCAGGTATGCGAAAGCGTAGCCGAGATTCTGCCCCACAAGCTGCTCCGGTTCCAGGCCGGGATCGTAGATGTCGAGCTGATAGCCTGCATCCAGCAATTTGCGTGCGAGATCGACCGCAGGGCTTTCCCGCAAATCGTCCGTATCCTGCTTGAAGGCCAGCCCCACGAGGAGAACCTTCGCTCCCGGCGCAAGCCCGTCGGTCACCCGCAGGAATTGATGATGCTTGTGCGCTTCGTTGGACCGGATCAATGCGTCCACCAGATGCGTATTCGCCCCGATATCGCTGCCGATATATTGCAGGGCGCGCACGTCCTTGGGTAGGCACGACCCGCCGAAAGCGCCCCCGGGCCTGAGATATTGGGCGGAGATATTGAGCTTCGTGTCCGAGACGAAAATCTCGTGCACCGCCTGCGCCGAGATATTGAGCGTTTCGCACACGCGGCCGATTTCATTGGCGAAGGCGACCTTTAGCGCGTGCCACGAATTGTCGACGAATTTGGTGAGCTCGGCCTCGCGGAAACCGACATGGAAGGTCGGAGCGTCGATCCCTTCATGCAGCATCTCCATCGCCTCTGAACGCGACCCGTCGCGCGTCCCGATAACGATCTTGGGCGGGTCGAAATAATCGCGAATGGCGCTGGCTTCGCGCAGGAATTCCGGATTGTAAACCAGCTCCACCAGGCCTGCAGCAGCATCGCCGTGACGCGCCTGGAATATAGGTGCGATGATGTTCTCCATGGAGCCGGGCCGCATGGTTGACCGGTAGGCGACGGTGAGCGACTTTGCCCGGTCCGGCTGAACAGCCTCGGCGA
This sequence is a window from Aurantiacibacter gangjinensis. Protein-coding genes within it:
- a CDS encoding spike base protein, RCAP_Rcc01079 family → MINDPFDQFAQSPLAPAEFCFAIIPADNADLPQATKALYVGEGGDVALIAVGNDAPVVFRNVASGSILDVRTRAVAATGTTAADIVGLS
- a CDS encoding oligosaccharide flippase family protein is translated as MRLATNSFYSLLGSAVPLLLSVLTVPLFVEQIGMERYGALALAWLFLTYFGNADFGFGRSVTQRLASTIGRGDADRAANIVWTAIVTIAGFGILLALLLYVAARTYFAGPFDAAPDISAEMLAAVWLLALGSPIVALSGVLGGALMGIERFRLVASSAIIANSGALLFPLAIAYLYSVDLRWLILATLAARLLGLLLLASGVWQTFLRRAVPRFSVEEFRKLASYGAWIMVTAIVGPLMVAGDRMVIGAVLGAAAVAAYAIPFQIASRTLSLPIAIVQALFPRFASEDGEASRARCGTFTIVVAQIYTPLVIGLILLAGPLLSLWLGDNLDERSILVGQILMAGFWTNALANVPYAYIQARGQPRFTALLHLAELPFYIALLFGLGATFGLAGIAAAFALRCGIDMLALMTKAGAMGIDIWRKVAVQMALVLAALMLAHSIMSWAWLATSALALAALSLTATAWQMPPEIKAQLRVLLARFRKAA
- a CDS encoding glycosyltransferase, coding for MSAQPSHPFRTFPTDAAKPRIVHITADYPDSFAPDKTPVIRDHISSVREAFDQYVISLNRRSPGAFAAMPGIVDARRAFDGGIAAQYTAPGFGIAHATCLDRLGSWLAAQIAAGPRPDLLAAHKLTVEGLAVARAAKALGVPYAVAIQGNTDGMILAARPDLRRRFAKVFHGAAVVFPFAPWSLALAETLLGPRTGPVHMLPAPTDLDTPQAPVAGNGRFVSVFHLKNRKVKNLRAIAATSRLLRAQQAAPIDVIGGGDAADIRACEAIIAGSDITLLGPRERRSLARELNAATGFVLPSKRESFGLVFIEALFAGLPIIYPAGAAVDGYFDDCPFAIRVDARDPSAIADAMHHVRDEEMSLKASLARWQSSEAATAFQRPAIARVFASGLRAAVSA
- a CDS encoding GumC family protein — its product is MNEQISLRGEGDPNVDPYWDDPDFVADGNPYGRGKLVNFGVIRAMLWRQRFVLAGLVGAALLAGLVITMLMTPIYAATSSVRVDSQPDQLIEGQELVNPYIGANEIDRYLLTLTHEVTSRDMALKVEEELDLANNAAFLGLERDVVDGHLPAEGEARREQTAIAMLQGNLEVEVPLMTSVISMTYESPNPEIAAAVANAYATNFLSSDIERALEANSYALEFLDEQIVELRAELQDAERAAINYARANRLVGEALQSQDDNGDDAGAPATLSAANLGNINRTYTEARAERIAAEQRWRSVRDIPPAQLPEVRTSSYVEQLRGQLAEAQADLVQLRERYQDDYPDIRQLEARIATLRSDIATAGAEIKASIRNDYTIALRQERALAGELERQSSVTLDEQDRRVQFNLLDREVQARRSQLAALLARYNQVSSAANLQSSNATLLEQAVVPDAPVAPNLFKNLVIAFVLGTGLAVALAILREVLDDRLRSTEDVERVLGVRALGHTPNIDEADIASDIDDTFSHLSEAYASIRATLDYRLAKGRHSVIQVTSSGAGEGKTTTAIALARRYAMLDRKVLLMDVDLRRPSVTRQLLGERPSKGLTEVLMGEATFDEAILKGGDDSLDVLGLAALPNEPVEMLSSGLLPAFIQSQRPNYDIILLDSSPVMGIADAPLLARAVDATVFVVEANVAHNGQAKAAISRLRQVGANIVGAVLAKFRALEAAGDYSYTYSYYNYQQKAS
- a CDS encoding glycosyltransferase family 2 protein yields the protein MKHSPDISILVVGHNSRAFLPPLFASLAEATNDIDCEVLFINNGTDDSESLVAELMPDARVLPSQGNIGFAAANNYLARHAGGHWLLLLNPDAILLSDAISPLLRATEHYPHVDVFGGVTVDADGNIDSRSVLHFPTLWRTFRQAIGFHRKLDQSATSGGIEVDAVSGAFMLVRRRRWEHLGGMDDSFFLYAEELDFCRRHSDAGGSTMLVPAARILHDIGSGDPLAPQRIGFLLKGVAHYYRKHHGPLISRLLLAVHGLGNTLRLAKGCMLSIARLQPHPLMRAFWRPVLMPWRWWGGYR
- a CDS encoding polysaccharide biosynthesis/export family protein, producing the protein MKAAPTRTGIYAATLAGLALSGCASTPPVVGPVDTSVSPELGQQGYAANLDETYIVRAGDELRITVFREPDLSLESVIVSADGAVSLPMVGPIRVAGYSLDRIESDIEEVLGSRYLRQPDVAVNIVDYRSHLVTVEGQVTEQGVYQFAPGTRLSGGLLLAKGLTRVADRDDIAVFRQTENGLEVARFDYRAVSSGAMIDPVLRPGDRIVVGTDGLAQLYQDALRAVPVLGVFTNVGL